One segment of Palaemon carinicauda isolate YSFRI2023 chromosome 35, ASM3689809v2, whole genome shotgun sequence DNA contains the following:
- the LOC137627473 gene encoding cuticular protein 47Eg-like — MKFAIFLLCLLGLAAARPDTILDFEGDDHEHEQEGDAGDEVEGSYSWTSPEGEEFYVKYVADEDGYRIVESNAVPVSHNGVAADGNQGSFTSEEEEAEK, encoded by the exons attttccTGCTCTGCCTTCTGGGTTTGGCTGCCGCCCGACCTGATACTATTCTGGACTTCGAAGGAGACGACCACGAACACGAACAAGAAGGCGACGCAGGAGACGAAGTGGAAGGATCCTACAG CTGGACCTCACCTGAAGGCGAGGAATTCTACGTCAAATATGTGGCTGACGAAGACGGATACAGAATAGTCGAGTCCAACGCTGTTCCTGTCAGCCACAACGGAGTCGCTGCTGACGGTAACCAGGGATCCTTCACTTCCGAGGAAGAAGAAGCGGAAAAATAG